ACGATTTACACGGGaaaatcattgataaattcaattaaccataaagaagataatatactaaCAGTTTTTGTATATTATTTATGGCAAGGGAAATTATTttctcaaattaaattttatataattatagtaaGTCTCTATAATTAAAGCAATATAAAACTGCTTCATATATAGGaataatattatacatatttatatatctcttttttttatctctttttttaaaatattgacatataattaatgtaaaaaatatataatattaaactattttgttatgcatatatatgaatttatataataatcCGTATAATTTATACGTATGGCATAATACATATGTCAAAAAAAgatttcataatttttgaaaaccactgttttgttatatgaaattgaaattgaaattaaataatttctatttatataatGTTTTTCTATTAGTATCAAGTATTTCCATTAAAAATTCATATCGTTTgtaattagtatatatatatatatatatatatatatatatatatatatatatatatatatatatgtatgtataagTCGTAATAGTCAATTGTTTCAATTATTTTGACGTTAATGCTCTTGCGAATGAACTAAGTGGGTATTTAAAAAGGCTAACTAATGAGCAGAAATTTGCATACAATCAAATAATTGGTGCTGTTAGCGGTAATATGGGTGGACTTTTCTTCTTATACGGTCAAGGTGGTTGTGAAAAAACATTTTTATGGTCAACTATATTATGCTCAATTAGGTCTAAAGGAGGTATAGTTTTAAATGTTGCTTCGAGTGAGATTGCTGCACTTTTGTTGCCTAATGGAAGAACTGCAAATTCAAGGTTTAAAATTCCTTTTGCCATAAATGAGGATTCTTTGTGTAGCATTAAACAGGGAAGTCCTCTTGCAAGGTTAATATCCAAGCTAAGGCCAAATTAATCACATGGGATAAAGCTCCAATGATAAGTAAGTATTGTTACGAAGTTTTAGATAAATGCCTCAGAGACATCTTAAGGTGCTCAGATTCGTATAATGCTCATTTGCCATTTGGAGATAAAGTTGTTGTTCTCGGAGGAGATTTTAGACAAATTTTACCTGTGATTCCCAGAGGCTCAAGGCAAGATATAATTCAGTCTTCTATTAATTCTTCATATTTGTGGCATAACTATAAGGTTTTGAAGCTTACAAAAAACATGAGATTGTCACTAGGTGAAAACAACAACATACAAGAACTCAGAAATTTTGCagaatggctactcaaaattaGTGATGGTTTGGCTGGTGATACAACAGATGGTGAATCGATCGTTCATATACCATCTGACATTTTGATTAAGAACTCTGAGACAACTTTGGATGACCTCATTGATTTCGTGTATCCAAATATGTTATCCAATTTATCCATTGAAAATTATTTCAAGGATAGAGCAATTCTTGCACCAACTTTAGATTTTTGTGTCACTGATGTCAACAACAAGATGACTGCAGGACTACCTGGACAAGAAAGAGTCTACTTAAGTTCAGACTCTGTGTGTGCTGAAGAGGGAAATATGGAATTTGAGTTAGATGCTTTCTCGCCAGAGATTCTAAATGGAATAAATTGTTCAGGTCTACCACCACACAAGTTGGTTCTGAAGATTGGCGCTCCTGTTATGTTGCTGCGGAATATAGACCAAACTAATGCTTTGTGCAATGGAACGAGGATGCAAGTTAGAAGAATGGAAAATCATGTGATAGAATGCAAGACTTTAACTGGTAACAAAGCTGGAAGTATTGTTCTTATCCCAAGACTGAATCTAATTCCAAATAATGAAACATTGCCGGTCAGGTTTCAAAGAAGACAATTCCCAATTATCATGTCATTTGCAATGACAATAAATAAGTCATAGAGACAAACTCTATTGAAAGTTGGAATTTACCTTCCAAGGCCAGTTTTCACCCATGGTCAATTGTATGTTGCGTTATCAAGGGTAACGAGTAAAGATGGTCTGCGAGTGCTGTTGCAAGATCATGGACACTTGGAAGATAACTGCACGATGAATGTGGTATATAGAGAAGTTTTTGAGAGCCTATAATAAAAAGGTAATAACAAAATGTCTTACtaaatctatttatttattaaaatttattactatcacttaaaaaaatttagaaattctAGGAACTAATAGATGAATTCTTATTATACATTAAtagtttgaaaatattaaaattatcattaaaattcgtataattttattctcttgacaaacaattttataattacgttaatcatataattttatatataaatattgatACGGTGTTGTTTCATGTATATATTTTGCAGGTATCAAAAGATAGCATTGAATTGTTATTCAGtatgtttaaattatttattgtttattataAAACTTTCTGCATTAGGATTCTTTATtaatttgttcttcattttgagctgattttgatattttcttACTTCACAGTAAACCAacatataaaattttgtta
Above is a genomic segment from Arachis stenosperma cultivar V10309 chromosome 1, arast.V10309.gnm1.PFL2, whole genome shotgun sequence containing:
- the LOC130984574 gene encoding uncharacterized protein LOC130984574, yielding MGGLFFLYGQGGCEKTFLWSTILCSIRSKGGIVLNVASSEIAALLLPNGRTANSRFKIPFAINEDSLCSIKQGSPLARDILRCSDSYNAHLPFGDKVVVLGGDFRQILPVIPRGSRQDIIQSSINSSYLWHNYKVLKLTKNMRLSLGENNNIQELRNFAEWLLKISDGLAGDTTDGESIVHIPSDILIKNSETTLDDLIDFVYPNMLSNLSIENYFKDRAILAPTLDFCVTDVNNKMTAGLPGQERVYLSSDSVCAEEGNMEFELDAFSPEILNGINCSGLPPHKLVLKIGAPVMLLRNIDQTNALCNGTRMQVRRMENHVIECKTLTGNKAGSIVLIPRLNLIPNNETLPVRPVFTHGQLYVALSRVTSKDGLRVLLQDHGHLEDNCTMNVVYREVFESL